The DNA segment GAGACCTCCGCGGGCGGCAGCTTCGACCAGACGATCGCGGCGGGGGAGCGACACGGCTACGACGAGGTCGTCCGCGTCTACCGGCTGATCGAGAAGGACGAGCGCTTCCACGTCGGCCTCGGCAGGCAGCTGCTGAACAGGTACGCCCGCACAGACCACGACCGCGACGAGGTGCTGCGGGCGATGCGCGGCATGCGCGACCTCGCCTGGCGCGTCTTCACAACGGAGTCCGCGGCCCAGATCCTCGGTCGGTGAGTCGGCGTGGCGTGCGGCCGCGGCGTCCGTAGAGCAGGCGTGCGCAGCGGACGAACGCCGACGCCCGCGCGGTGAGCTTCACCGCCGTCAGCCGCGCGAGCACCATCTCCAGCGGCGGCACCGTGTCGCGCAGCGTCAGCGTGGTGACCCGGCTCCCGTCGTAGGTGAGGTCCGACACCGGCCGCTGGTTGAGCATCGACCAGCCGTGGCCGTGGGCGACGAGTGCACGCACCGTCTCGTAGCCCATCGACGTGTACCTGACCGCCGGCTCGATCCCGACCGACGCGAGCACGCGACGGAAGTAGTCGCGGCTGTGCGGCAGGTCGAGCAGCACCATGGGCTCGGCGGCGAGCTCGCGCAGGTGCACCGACCTGCGACGGGCGAGGCGGTGACCCGACCCGACGAGCACGTACGGCGGCACGCGGTCGAGCACGTCGTACGCGACGTCGGCGTCGAGGTCGTACCCGTACAGCACCGCGAGCTCGCAGGCGCCGCGGTGCAGCGCCGCCTGGAGCTCCGCGTGCTCGCCCTCGAGGACGCTGACGTGCACCTGCGGCTGGTCCTCCTCGTACGCCGCGAGCATGCGTGGCAGGTGGAACGGCGAGAGCGTGGAGAAGCAGCCGACGCGCAGCTCGCCGACGAGCGAGCTGCCGAGGTTCCGCGCCGCCTCGACGAGGTCGTCGCCGTGCCCGAGGAAGCTGCGCAGCTCGGTACGGAACGACGCGCCCGCGCGGGTGAGTGTCAGGCCGCGCGCGTGGTGGCGGATCAGCAGCTGCACACCCAGCTCCTTCTCCAGCTGCGCCACGGCCGTCGAGATCGCCGACTGCGACACCAGCAGCCGGCGCGACGCCGCCGTCATGGAGCCGGCGTCCGCCGCCGCGGCGAAGTACCTGAGCTGCACCAGCGTGATGTTCGCTTCCATGCGGGCCCACGATAGTGCTGTATCTGATGAATCGATGACCTGCTGCGAAAGGATCTGTTGGACAGATCTACCGCGCGTCCCCAATCCTGAACGACAAGCCAGCAGCCGTCAGGGTAGTGGGAGGCGCGCGATGACCTCACTCGCCGCGCGAGAGACCGAACACGTGGACGCCGGCGTCACCGCCGACTTCCTCGCGACGATGCGGCGCACCGCGGCCGGGGTGACCGTGGTCGGCACCGCCGGGCGCACGCCGTGGATGGCCCAGACCGTGAGCTCGATGTGCTCGGTGTCGGCCGAACCGCCGCTCGTCCTCGTGTGCGTCAACGAACGCAGCCCGCTGTGCCGGGCCATCGAGGCCAACGGCCTCTTCGCGGTGAGCGTGCTCGCCACCGGTCACGACCACGTCGCGGACACGTTCGCCGGACGCCCGTGGCCCGGCAAGGATCGCTGGGACTTCACCTGCGGTACGTGGGAGGCGGCACCCTCGGGTGCGCCGCGACTCGCCGACGCGCTCGCCGCGTTCGACTGCCGTCTCCACCGGTCCGTGCCGGGCGGGACGCACCGGGTGTTCCTCGGCCATGTCGACGAGGTCACGTCGATGCCCGGCGTCCCGCTCGTCTACACCGACCGCGACTACGGGCGCCCGGAGCCGATCGAGCCGTCGCGGTTCGCCGAGTTCCCCGACGCCCACCCCCAGAACAGGATGAGGAATCGAGCGACATGATCCGTACCGGTGACGAGTACCGCGAGTCCATCAGGGACGGCCGGGACGTCTGGGTCAACGGTGAGCGCGTGCACGACGTCACCGCGCACCCGATGTTCAAGCCGATCGTCGACGTGCGCGCGCGCATCTACGACATGCAGCACGAGGCGCCGACCCGGGACGTGCTGACGTACGTCGACGACGAGACCGGCGAGCGCAACTGCATCGCCAACCGGTTGCCGCGCACGCAGCAGGACTGGCACGACAA comes from the Streptosporangiales bacterium genome and includes:
- a CDS encoding LysR family transcriptional regulator, which gives rise to MEANITLVQLRYFAAAADAGSMTAASRRLLVSQSAISTAVAQLEKELGVQLLIRHHARGLTLTRAGASFRTELRSFLGHGDDLVEAARNLGSSLVGELRVGCFSTLSPFHLPRMLAAYEEDQPQVHVSVLEGEHAELQAALHRGACELAVLYGYDLDADVAYDVLDRVPPYVLVGSGHRLARRRSVHLRELAAEPMVLLDLPHSRDYFRRVLASVGIEPAVRYTSMGYETVRALVAHGHGWSMLNQRPVSDLTYDGSRVTTLTLRDTVPPLEMVLARLTAVKLTARASAFVRCARLLYGRRGRTPRRLTDRGSGPRTPL
- a CDS encoding flavin reductase: MRRTAAGVTVVGTAGRTPWMAQTVSSMCSVSAEPPLVLVCVNERSPLCRAIEANGLFAVSVLATGHDHVADTFAGRPWPGKDRWDFTCGTWEAAPSGAPRLADALAAFDCRLHRSVPGGTHRVFLGHVDEVTSMPGVPLVYTDRDYGRPEPIEPSRFAEFPDAHPQNRMRNRAT